The following proteins come from a genomic window of Lolium rigidum isolate FL_2022 chromosome 5, APGP_CSIRO_Lrig_0.1, whole genome shotgun sequence:
- the LOC124654830 gene encoding uncharacterized protein LOC124654830: MEEEEVTGGIEMGEMETCTGHKRLPAVGHQETVNDQSKRPRDNDDEEEREMLAELAEWRDNWAGTWSDYYGSVEKRTQVGPVQFTMGPVPSYPRLDSALQIFSVKVVELKGTMMCWPIDVYGFIAVRDSVDRNRNYIFERARSNYQTLNEQDSSLVLNGPSRAVQLIDPVLFEVELRVKGTRPSEDKLLSGEFFDYNCITGYRFGSLLEDMVSGPRSTLQFKYAHLRLALEAQINVWFAEGSTDFSVKFVARTASIDENATLLECKDVAMALSDDGSIDLSRNVLVVEGNNGVLIVGAQVKHQGDDEDAGSIYREVSFTAATYGESHGTLDVGFCKMNVVVAWSLLF, translated from the exons atggaggaggaggaggtcacggGAGGGATAGAGATGGGGGAGATGGAGACATGCACCGGCCACAAGAGGTTGCCGGCAGTGGGACATCAGGAGACGGTGAACGATCAATCAAAGAGGCCGCGGGacaatgacgacgaggaagagcgaGAGATGCTCGCCGAGCTTGCTGAGTGGCGAGACAATTGGGCGGGTACATGGTCTGACTACTACGGTAGCGTCGAGAAAAGGA CTCAGGTAGGGCCTGTGCAGTTTACCATGGGGCCAGTTCCGAGCTACCCTAGGCTTGACAGCGCGCTGCAGATATTTTCCGTCAAGGTGGTCGAACTGAAGGGTACTATGATGTGCTGGCCGATAGATGTGTATGGCTTCATCGCTGTGCGCGACTCGGTGGACCGTAACCGCAACTATATCTTTGAGCGTGCCAGGAGCAACTACCAGACGCTCAACGAACAG GATTCATCTCTGGTCCTCAATGGTCCAAGCCGTGCAGTCCAGTTGATTGACCCTGTTTTATTTGAGGTTGAGCTACGAGTCAAAGGGACCAGGCCCTCTGAAGATAAGCTGTTGAGTGGTGAATTCTTCGATTATAACTGCATCACAGGGTACAGATTCGGCTCTCTTCTGGAGGATATGGTGTCGGGTCCGCGCAGCACACTGCAATTCAAGTATGCACATCTCCGTTTGGCATTGGAGGCCCAAATAAATGTCTGGTTTGCAGAAGGATCAACCGATTTCAGTGTGAAGTTTGTCGCACGTACTGCCAGTATTGATGAGAATGCCACTTTGCTGGAATGTAAAGACGTTGCTATGGCTCTCTCTGATGACGGGTCAATTGATCTCTCGCGCAATGTTCTTGTCGTGGAAGGGAACAATGGAGTGCTGATCGTTGGCGCTCAGGTAAAGCATCAGGGTGATGACGAAGATGCGGGCAGCATCTACAGAGAGGTCAGCTTTACCGCGGCAACATATGGTGAGAGTCATGGTACGTTGGATGTTGGGTTTTGCAAGATGAATGTGGTTGTTGCTTGGTCGCTTCTGTTTTGA